Proteins from one Armatimonadota bacterium genomic window:
- the rbfA gene encoding 30S ribosome-binding factor RbfA, with protein sequence MPTQRQLRVNKLLQEEIADILQRELQDPLIGFATITGVEVTPDLKHAKVFVSVLGDDEAKHSTMKALRRGHKYVRAVLADRITLKSIPELNFRLDETAERAQRIEILLRQSAEELSRKDEPEP encoded by the coding sequence ATGCCCACTCAGCGACAACTCCGCGTCAACAAGCTCCTGCAGGAAGAGATCGCCGACATCTTGCAGCGCGAGTTGCAGGATCCACTGATCGGGTTCGCAACGATCACCGGCGTCGAGGTGACCCCGGACCTGAAGCACGCGAAAGTGTTCGTCAGCGTTCTGGGGGATGATGAGGCCAAGCATTCCACGATGAAGGCTCTGCGGCGTGGGCACAAGTATGTCCGCGCGGTGCTGGCGGACCGCATCACGCTCAAGAGCATCCCCGAACTGAACTTCCGCCTTGATGAAACCGCCGAGCGGGCTCAGCGAATCGAGATACTGTTGAGACAATCGGCCGAGGAGCTTTCCCGCAAAGATGAGCCAGAGCCCTGA
- a CDS encoding flavin reductase family protein produces the protein MSRVNVLFDRYFAELCQALESGGALLVSLDEDNRPNPMTIGWAQLGIIWGKPICTVLVRPSRYTYNCCNSTGDFTVNIPYPAQADEVLFCGSRSGRDYDKFKECGFTAVPAQSKEVASPYIAECGVAWECRTVGHSDLLPDNLAAGICEGSYPRGDYHRVFFGEVLACHADPDFEERFAQ, from the coding sequence ATGTCGCGCGTGAATGTGCTGTTCGACAGGTACTTCGCCGAGCTCTGCCAAGCCCTGGAGAGCGGGGGAGCGCTCCTGGTCTCCCTGGACGAGGACAACCGGCCCAATCCGATGACCATCGGCTGGGCGCAGTTAGGGATCATCTGGGGCAAGCCCATCTGTACCGTGCTGGTGCGTCCGTCCCGCTATACTTACAACTGCTGCAATTCCACGGGTGACTTCACGGTCAACATCCCTTACCCCGCCCAGGCCGACGAGGTGCTCTTCTGTGGCAGCCGGTCGGGCCGCGACTACGACAAGTTCAAGGAATGCGGATTCACTGCTGTCCCCGCGCAGTCCAAGGAGGTCGCATCTCCGTACATTGCCGAGTGCGGGGTGGCCTGGGAGTGCCGAACGGTGGGCCACTCCGACCTTCTGCCCGACAATCTTGCGGCCGGCATCTGCGAGGGCTCCTACCCGAGGGGCGACTATCACCGAGTCTTCTTCGGCGAAGTGCTTGCCTGCCATGCCGACCCGGATTTCGAGGAGCGTTTCGCGCAGTAA
- the nusA gene encoding transcription termination/antitermination protein NusA has product MNGEFLEALDQLEKAKGIPKASLIQTVEAAMQSAYRKHFGTTEEVRLDIDEARGTVRMIARKPIYPQVELEGGETMEALAAQQEVRYEEHEIDTKEFGRIAAQTAKQVVMQRIREAEREIVYDVFSGRVGEVRTGEVQRRDARNVYIAVDGVEAILPAHEQIPGEPYRFGDRVKVYVLDVKRTTKNPQVIVSRTHPHLVVRLFELEVPEVYDGIVEIKSVARESGARSKVAVLSRDPQVDPVGACVGHRGARVQAIVDELRGEKIDIVRYNDNVEEYLRSALSPAKVSKVMVNKAERAAIVIAPDNQLSLAIGRRGQNVRLAAQLTGWRIDIRSETQWAEAPEEIVEAIETTRPVPEEKPIEGGTEGRIRIYELARQLEVESKDLVEILQEEGIEVTSHASSIDIEQAERIRDMLLGGEATLEDLETGDLLIDLEADVSAPAHMSDDMPPDPDDVI; this is encoded by the coding sequence ATGAACGGGGAGTTCCTCGAGGCGCTGGACCAGTTGGAGAAGGCAAAAGGGATCCCGAAAGCCTCTCTGATCCAGACGGTTGAGGCGGCGATGCAGTCCGCCTACCGCAAGCATTTCGGCACCACTGAGGAAGTGCGGCTGGATATTGATGAAGCCCGCGGGACGGTTCGTATGATCGCCCGAAAGCCCATCTATCCGCAAGTGGAACTTGAGGGCGGGGAGACCATGGAGGCCCTCGCCGCTCAGCAGGAAGTCCGCTACGAAGAGCACGAGATCGACACCAAGGAGTTCGGCCGCATCGCCGCCCAGACCGCCAAGCAGGTGGTCATGCAGCGGATTCGTGAGGCCGAACGCGAAATCGTGTACGACGTCTTCAGTGGTCGCGTCGGCGAAGTCCGGACCGGTGAGGTCCAAAGGCGCGACGCCCGAAACGTGTACATCGCTGTGGACGGGGTCGAGGCGATCCTGCCGGCGCACGAGCAGATACCCGGCGAGCCGTACCGTTTCGGCGATCGAGTCAAGGTGTACGTGCTGGACGTCAAGCGCACCACGAAGAACCCGCAGGTCATCGTCTCGCGCACTCATCCGCATCTTGTGGTGAGACTGTTCGAACTTGAGGTGCCGGAAGTCTACGACGGCATCGTGGAGATCAAGTCCGTGGCCCGCGAGTCCGGGGCCCGCTCCAAGGTCGCGGTCCTCAGCCGTGACCCGCAGGTGGATCCAGTCGGTGCGTGCGTGGGGCATCGCGGAGCCCGGGTGCAGGCAATCGTCGACGAACTGCGCGGCGAGAAGATCGACATTGTTCGCTACAATGACAATGTTGAGGAGTACCTCAGGAGCGCACTGTCGCCGGCCAAGGTCAGCAAGGTCATGGTGAATAAGGCGGAGCGCGCAGCCATCGTCATCGCCCCTGACAACCAGCTTTCCCTGGCCATCGGCCGACGCGGACAGAACGTGCGCCTCGCGGCGCAGTTGACCGGCTGGCGCATTGACATCCGCAGCGAGACTCAGTGGGCCGAAGCGCCGGAAGAGATCGTCGAGGCGATCGAGACCACCCGACCCGTGCCCGAAGAGAAGCCCATAGAGGGCGGGACCGAAGGTCGCATCCGGATCTACGAGTTGGCCCGACAGCTTGAAGTCGAGAGCAAGGACCTGGTGGAGATCCTCCAGGAGGAGGGTATCGAGGTCACGAGCCACGCCAGCAGCATCGATATCGAGCAGGCGGAGCGCATCCGCGACATGCTCCTGGGTGGCGAGGCAACTCTCGAGGATCTGGAGACCGGCGATCTGCTCATCGACCTGGAAGCGGATGTCTCCGCGCCGGCACACATGTCCGATGATATGCCGCCGGACCCCGATGACGTGATATAG
- a CDS encoding HAMP domain-containing protein: MSLTAKMVAILTALVLVQAAIDYVAQQRLIMPHFHELERDWARADMARCINIMDEELRQLGILCEDWAAWDSTYDYVVTGDPKYVRTNLVESTFIDSHLDLIFICDVSGKVVYGRALAPGSTNAIVLPEFPPIQLPRDHPALLGGTRGRTLSGVMMTAQGPMLLVARTIRRSDTSGPSRGTLIMGRYLTASVADRWSRQAGTQLRISVLDGHPLDPQSRWALANLQSQPEFITVANSGDHLHTFRTVADLEGKPALLVRASIPRTITQRGHYVGRYAILTAMYRGLLVLGAVVVLMRYIVIAPIQALGRQVRSVRETGDLMLRSGTSRTDELGFLAREFDQMLSQLADAQQALAARSRELQVANSLLEQDIERRKETEERLIAYQSQLRILAADLATTEDRERRELADVLHDGVSQLVATAKMRVEALESGDTGADLADDLHQISRLLEQAIREARSLTFELSPPVLRELGLSAAISWLIDTPLCQGLTCRLRDDGTPKPLDDDVAAVVFKAVRELLTNAVKHAQANTVTIDLKTDGPNVRVEVADDGIGLPEGVRPVEQATGFGLLSINERIRRAGGSLEITSAPGQGVRAILTAPLKAEQNGSGEPNDDPGHAC; the protein is encoded by the coding sequence TTGTCACTCACCGCCAAGATGGTGGCAATTCTGACCGCGCTGGTTCTGGTGCAGGCCGCGATTGACTATGTGGCCCAACAGCGGCTCATCATGCCCCATTTCCACGAGCTGGAGCGGGACTGGGCCCGGGCCGACATGGCTCGCTGCATCAACATCATGGACGAGGAATTACGGCAGCTCGGAATCCTGTGCGAGGACTGGGCCGCCTGGGATAGCACCTACGACTACGTAGTGACCGGGGACCCGAAGTACGTTCGTACGAACCTGGTCGAGTCCACCTTCATCGACAGCCATCTGGACCTGATATTCATCTGCGATGTCAGCGGGAAGGTGGTCTACGGGCGCGCTCTCGCCCCTGGATCGACCAACGCAATCGTCCTGCCCGAGTTCCCGCCCATTCAGCTGCCAAGAGACCATCCCGCCCTGCTCGGGGGGACCAGGGGGCGAACCCTGTCCGGAGTGATGATGACCGCACAGGGCCCCATGCTTCTCGTGGCAAGAACGATCCGCCGCAGCGACACAAGCGGCCCGTCGCGCGGGACACTGATCATGGGACGCTACCTGACGGCCAGCGTGGCTGATCGCTGGTCCCGGCAAGCGGGAACCCAGCTGCGAATATCCGTCCTGGACGGGCATCCCCTGGACCCCCAGTCGCGCTGGGCGCTGGCAAACCTGCAGTCGCAACCTGAATTCATCACAGTGGCCAACAGCGGCGACCACTTGCATACATTCCGCACTGTCGCCGACCTCGAAGGCAAACCGGCTCTGCTCGTGCGAGCAAGCATCCCCCGGACCATCACGCAACGCGGGCATTACGTGGGCAGGTATGCTATTCTCACGGCGATGTACCGCGGTCTGCTGGTCCTGGGCGCGGTGGTCGTTCTCATGCGATACATCGTCATCGCCCCAATTCAGGCGCTGGGGCGGCAGGTCCGCAGTGTTCGGGAGACAGGCGACCTCATGCTGCGCAGCGGCACATCGCGCACCGATGAGCTCGGGTTTCTCGCCCGGGAGTTCGACCAGATGCTCTCGCAACTCGCAGACGCCCAACAGGCGCTGGCCGCACGCTCGCGGGAACTCCAGGTGGCCAACAGCTTGCTGGAACAGGATATTGAGCGTCGCAAGGAGACGGAGGAGCGGCTGATCGCCTATCAGTCTCAACTCAGAATCCTGGCCGCGGACCTTGCCACCACCGAAGATCGGGAACGCCGCGAATTGGCAGACGTATTGCACGACGGCGTCTCGCAATTGGTCGCGACTGCCAAAATGCGCGTGGAAGCCCTGGAGTCCGGAGACACGGGCGCGGATCTCGCCGACGACCTCCACCAGATCAGCCGCCTTCTCGAGCAGGCCATCCGCGAGGCGCGCTCCCTCACCTTCGAACTGAGCCCGCCGGTGCTTCGCGAACTGGGCCTTTCCGCCGCAATTTCGTGGCTGATTGATACGCCCCTCTGCCAGGGGCTGACCTGCCGACTGCGGGATGACGGCACACCGAAACCCCTGGACGATGACGTGGCTGCCGTGGTCTTCAAAGCGGTGCGGGAGCTGCTCACCAACGCAGTCAAGCACGCCCAGGCCAATACCGTCACCATCGACCTGAAGACCGATGGCCCCAACGTACGGGTGGAGGTTGCCGACGACGGCATAGGCCTGCCGGAAGGAGTCAGACCGGTGGAGCAAGCGACCGGGTTCGGTCTCCTGAGCATCAACGAGCGGATCCGCCGCGCGGGTGGTTCGCTGGAGATCACCAGCGCGCCGGGCCAGGGAGTGCGGGCTATCTTGACGGCGCCCCTGAAAGCGGAGCAGAATGGATCAGGTGAGCCAAACGATGATCCGGGTCATGCTTGCTGA
- the infB gene encoding translation initiation factor IF-2, translating to MAKVRVFALATQLGLQSQALVAALQQLGMTKVSPATSIDEETARAVQELLAEQARAAREASQKAAEEAAAREAAAAAAQQKEAAGAVLEVPSPQAEVLVEPEVEVVVETGSKKDEDEDEDVLTREDKETEKYYRRRGQSRIDDEQDGLAELERQLAELAKQEEEERARRAKAGEVVPLPELVRRSTGQRPPDAIELPPVVTVLGHVDHGKTTLLDSLRKTNVVAGESGGITQHIGASEIETENGKRIVFIDTPGHEAFTAMRARGAMVTDIAILIVAADDGVMPQTVEAIKHVKAAKVPVIVAINKIDHPSANVERTKQQLLEHDLVPEEWGGDTVVVPISALTGEGLDELVDMILLVAEVQDLWVEPNADFAGIVIESSMDSSQGTICTVLIRKGELKVGDSVVCGTAHGRIRRLRTWTGRSVKEMGVGSPVEVIGLTGMPEAGEVMIRVKNPKEARRIAEEREQALRAQEMAGVSGISLRDLFQDAEGAAHAALNVIVKGDVWGTVQALESKLAEFDARLDGLDINVVATGVGDVTESDVMLARASEAIIIGFHVDVDANTRQTAQSEGVEIRLYQVIYEVLDDIQHALLGLLEPVYEDVLLGKAQVLELFRVSRIGVIAGCRITDGTIRRGAEMRVIRGGEEIFRGPLQSLKHFDQDVRSLDAPNECGISTSAFRGWERGDIVEIWDKVEKERKLPLRPMNESAR from the coding sequence TTGGCGAAGGTTCGCGTATTCGCACTTGCAACGCAACTTGGGCTCCAGAGCCAGGCGCTCGTGGCCGCTCTTCAACAATTGGGCATGACCAAGGTTAGTCCGGCTACGTCCATTGATGAGGAGACCGCGCGAGCCGTCCAGGAACTTCTGGCCGAGCAGGCGCGCGCGGCGCGTGAGGCGAGCCAGAAGGCGGCGGAAGAAGCCGCCGCCAGGGAAGCCGCCGCTGCTGCAGCCCAACAGAAGGAGGCGGCCGGCGCCGTCCTGGAGGTCCCTTCGCCACAGGCTGAAGTCTTGGTGGAGCCCGAGGTGGAAGTCGTGGTCGAGACTGGCTCGAAGAAGGATGAGGACGAAGACGAGGACGTCCTCACCCGCGAGGACAAGGAGACGGAGAAGTACTATCGTCGCCGGGGACAGTCGCGGATTGACGACGAGCAGGATGGCCTCGCCGAACTGGAGCGCCAGTTGGCCGAACTCGCAAAGCAGGAGGAAGAGGAGCGTGCCCGGCGCGCGAAAGCGGGCGAAGTGGTACCCCTGCCCGAATTGGTGCGGCGGTCTACAGGCCAGCGGCCCCCGGATGCCATCGAGTTGCCTCCCGTTGTGACCGTTCTCGGACACGTTGACCACGGCAAGACGACCCTGCTTGATTCACTTCGCAAGACAAACGTCGTTGCGGGTGAAAGCGGCGGCATCACCCAACACATCGGCGCATCCGAGATCGAGACGGAGAACGGCAAGCGCATTGTCTTCATCGACACCCCGGGCCACGAAGCGTTCACTGCCATGCGCGCCCGTGGCGCCATGGTCACCGACATCGCGATTCTGATCGTGGCGGCCGATGACGGCGTCATGCCGCAGACTGTGGAAGCCATCAAGCACGTGAAAGCCGCCAAAGTCCCGGTCATTGTCGCCATCAACAAGATCGATCATCCCAGCGCCAATGTGGAGCGCACCAAGCAGCAGCTTCTCGAGCATGATCTGGTGCCGGAAGAGTGGGGCGGCGACACCGTGGTTGTCCCGATTTCAGCACTCACCGGGGAAGGACTCGACGAGCTGGTAGACATGATCCTGCTCGTCGCCGAAGTCCAGGACCTGTGGGTGGAGCCCAATGCCGACTTTGCAGGGATCGTCATCGAGAGCAGCATGGACAGCAGCCAGGGAACGATCTGCACGGTTCTCATCCGCAAGGGCGAGCTCAAGGTGGGTGATTCCGTGGTCTGCGGCACCGCCCACGGCCGAATCCGCCGCTTGCGCACCTGGACGGGTCGCTCTGTCAAGGAGATGGGCGTTGGGTCGCCGGTGGAAGTCATCGGTCTCACCGGAATGCCCGAAGCGGGCGAGGTCATGATCCGCGTCAAGAACCCCAAGGAAGCCCGTCGCATCGCCGAGGAGCGCGAGCAGGCCCTGCGCGCTCAGGAAATGGCCGGCGTCAGCGGAATCTCCCTGCGCGACCTGTTCCAGGACGCCGAAGGCGCAGCCCACGCCGCACTCAATGTCATCGTCAAGGGCGACGTCTGGGGCACTGTGCAGGCGCTGGAGAGCAAGCTGGCCGAGTTCGACGCGCGGCTTGACGGGCTGGACATCAACGTCGTTGCCACGGGAGTCGGCGACGTCACTGAATCCGACGTCATGCTTGCGAGGGCCTCCGAGGCTATCATCATCGGCTTCCATGTGGATGTGGACGCGAATACCCGCCAGACCGCGCAGAGCGAGGGCGTCGAGATCCGCCTGTACCAGGTCATCTACGAGGTGCTCGACGACATTCAGCACGCGCTTCTCGGACTGCTTGAGCCGGTGTACGAGGACGTTCTCCTTGGCAAAGCTCAGGTCCTGGAACTGTTTCGGGTCTCGCGCATCGGCGTCATCGCGGGTTGCCGCATCACCGACGGAACTATACGGCGCGGCGCTGAAATGCGTGTCATCCGGGGCGGTGAGGAGATCTTCCGCGGACCGCTTCAGTCGCTCAAGCACTTCGACCAGGATGTGCGGTCGCTGGACGCGCCCAACGAGTGCGGTATCTCCACTTCGGCGTTCCGCGGCTGGGAGCGCGGCGACATTGTGGAGATCTGGGACAAGGTGGAGAAGGAACGCAAGCTCCCACTCCGTCCTATGAACGAGTCGGCTCGCTGA
- a CDS encoding ribosome maturation factor RimP, which yields MKRKANPLEDKIFGEIDQTLTVFGFELVDLKVGGRRGNRTVTVLMDKPGGVTVADCQYMSSRLSLLLDAVDPIEGRYTLVVSSPGVERPLVKDADFQRFAGEKAAVRHIGPDGKRRTDTGVIKGLAGQYVELDIEGQGVRIATDDIESARLVYDWDAELGAHEEAGEEVQFDVEDLDEIDDLEPEEDDEDPEED from the coding sequence ATGAAGCGCAAGGCCAACCCGCTCGAGGACAAGATCTTTGGCGAGATCGACCAGACGCTCACCGTGTTCGGTTTCGAACTGGTTGATCTAAAGGTCGGCGGGCGCAGGGGCAACCGCACCGTAACGGTGCTCATGGACAAGCCCGGAGGCGTCACAGTTGCCGACTGCCAGTATATGTCCAGCCGCCTGTCGTTGCTGCTGGACGCGGTTGACCCGATTGAGGGTCGCTACACGCTGGTGGTATCATCGCCCGGCGTCGAGAGGCCTCTCGTGAAGGACGCGGACTTCCAGCGGTTCGCCGGCGAGAAAGCCGCGGTGCGCCACATTGGCCCGGACGGTAAGCGCCGCACGGACACAGGCGTGATCAAGGGGCTCGCCGGTCAGTACGTGGAGCTTGATATTGAGGGTCAAGGGGTGCGCATCGCCACCGACGACATTGAGTCCGCCCGCCTCGTTTACGACTGGGACGCCGAACTTGGAGCCCACGAAGAAGCCGGCGAAGAGGTGCAGTTTGACGTCGAAGACCTGGATGAGATTGACGACCTGGAACCCGAAGAAGACGACGAAGACCCAGAGGAAGACTGA
- a CDS encoding DUF5110 domain-containing protein: MLRRLGLVALLFSLCSLAAAAIPYSVDGSRITCGQARFTVLSPTLLRLEYSPKGQFVDQPTVLVLDRDFPECPFEVEEQDEWLVVNTGQAELRWLAGAWPWNDTNLMISWHHGGNSGAWRPGTKDTGDLGGTRGALDGVNRTNLPPVGDGLLSRAGWTLLDDSQRPLWLGEEGWLQDRPDYDCRDWYFFAYGTDYGHMLAEYVRLCGRIPMLPRYAWGPWFSRYWQYTDSELKAIVERFRELDIPLDVLVVDVDWHKYGWEGYDWEEKYFPDPEGFLAWVHDQGAYVTLNNHPGSPLPVEDTHHAEAVRVAGLGDEAKDKPLAWDLANQSLNRAFVEAVHWPLEAMGVDFWWIDGNPAANKRGLNATMWCAKTYYDGTGRRTGKRSLTFSRYGDLGQHRYPTGFSGDVYSQWEVLDYEVPFTLRAGNVAFPYWSHDIGGFMGNRLDPELYVRWCQFGALSPVLRLHSNHGVREPWEYGDEALKIVGDFFRLRHRMYPYLNTCQREVYETGMPLCRAMYMHWPRAQEAYRFMGQYMLGPNLLVAPITEPGRDGVATKQIWLPEGLWWDFWTGEPMQGPRIVAYQAPLDRCPIFARAGAIVPMQPDMDYMGQKPADPITVHIWPGGNGSLDLYEDDGMSMGYTGEAFTRTRISVSQSYGDLAAEIAPRTGAFEGAPGPRCYRLVFHGVEEPGLVTADGEIVAVRTGAGSDSHAEQAWARYSAQDALLTINLPAVDPAKGLKVAVTGAADEKSQVRRARLKGLLTCAEDAERVARDNGLPRNLAARIVGVVEDTRKAMARDLDEEAPSRSLREAWQALAAATGQEDARHAAMSALIGLNSHAGISPGQDAGTRRVHVAVSSSINLPGSELALTPVLPPGWTLAGQADQSLAFFERGAGGTVEFVAVAPRTEQNPPVGLLELGAEGGVSWAGASLPVRVVAGLDCTFVQQWRIVGPFSNRDGKGLETVYEPETVLDVTRSYSGMDGQAKWVETRWRLPEASGNAPMFVNLEPLITPKDQAIAYAVTYLVAEQDTDAVLWVGTDDGCKVWLNGDLVLSHPEPRPPDPGQDQVPVRLKRGKNTVLYKVANEFGQWGLYLQVLGPDGAPLDGLSNTIDADG; encoded by the coding sequence ATGCTGCGCAGACTGGGTCTTGTGGCATTGCTGTTCAGCCTTTGCAGTCTCGCTGCGGCGGCCATACCGTACAGCGTCGACGGGAGCCGCATCACCTGCGGCCAGGCGCGTTTCACCGTCCTGTCCCCCACCTTGCTGCGCCTGGAATACTCACCGAAGGGCCAGTTCGTGGACCAGCCCACGGTCCTCGTGCTGGACCGCGATTTCCCCGAATGCCCTTTCGAAGTGGAGGAGCAGGACGAGTGGCTGGTAGTGAACACGGGACAGGCCGAACTGCGCTGGCTTGCGGGTGCCTGGCCCTGGAATGACACCAACCTCATGATCAGCTGGCATCACGGGGGCAATTCCGGAGCCTGGCGACCGGGAACGAAAGATACCGGCGACCTAGGGGGCACCCGCGGCGCACTGGACGGCGTGAACCGGACCAACCTGCCGCCAGTGGGCGACGGGCTGCTCAGCCGCGCAGGTTGGACACTGCTGGATGATTCCCAGCGCCCGCTGTGGCTGGGCGAGGAAGGCTGGCTCCAGGACCGCCCGGACTACGACTGCCGAGACTGGTACTTCTTCGCCTACGGCACCGATTACGGCCACATGCTGGCCGAGTACGTGCGCCTCTGCGGCCGCATCCCCATGTTGCCCCGCTATGCCTGGGGGCCCTGGTTTTCTCGATACTGGCAGTACACCGACAGCGAACTGAAGGCGATCGTGGAGCGCTTCCGCGAACTGGACATCCCGCTTGATGTACTCGTGGTGGACGTGGACTGGCACAAGTACGGTTGGGAGGGTTACGACTGGGAGGAGAAGTACTTCCCCGATCCCGAGGGCTTTCTCGCGTGGGTACATGACCAGGGCGCGTATGTGACCCTCAATAACCATCCGGGCAGCCCACTGCCTGTGGAGGACACTCACCACGCCGAAGCGGTCAGGGTTGCCGGGCTGGGCGACGAGGCGAAGGACAAGCCCCTGGCCTGGGACCTTGCGAACCAGAGCCTGAACCGCGCTTTCGTGGAAGCGGTGCATTGGCCGCTGGAGGCGATGGGTGTCGACTTCTGGTGGATCGACGGCAACCCGGCGGCCAACAAGCGCGGGCTGAATGCCACCATGTGGTGCGCGAAGACCTACTACGACGGCACCGGCAGGCGCACGGGGAAACGCTCGCTCACCTTCAGCCGGTACGGTGACCTTGGCCAGCACCGGTATCCCACTGGTTTCTCGGGCGATGTCTATTCGCAATGGGAAGTGCTGGACTACGAGGTGCCTTTCACTCTCAGAGCCGGGAACGTGGCCTTCCCGTACTGGTCCCACGACATCGGCGGATTCATGGGCAACCGTCTGGACCCCGAACTTTACGTGCGCTGGTGCCAGTTCGGCGCCCTGAGCCCCGTCCTGCGGTTGCACAGCAATCATGGTGTCCGCGAGCCCTGGGAATACGGGGACGAGGCGCTCAAGATTGTGGGAGACTTCTTTCGCCTGCGCCACCGGATGTACCCCTACCTGAACACCTGCCAGCGCGAAGTGTACGAGACGGGGATGCCGCTCTGCCGTGCGATGTACATGCACTGGCCACGTGCGCAGGAGGCCTACCGGTTCATGGGCCAGTATATGCTGGGGCCAAACCTCCTGGTCGCGCCCATCACGGAACCAGGCCGGGACGGTGTAGCGACGAAACAGATCTGGCTCCCCGAAGGCCTGTGGTGGGACTTCTGGACCGGCGAACCCATGCAGGGCCCCCGGATAGTGGCATACCAGGCGCCCCTCGACCGTTGCCCCATCTTCGCCCGCGCCGGCGCGATTGTCCCCATGCAGCCTGATATGGATTACATGGGCCAGAAGCCGGCCGACCCCATCACCGTCCACATCTGGCCGGGCGGGAACGGGTCGCTGGACCTATACGAAGATGACGGCATGAGCATGGGCTACACTGGCGAGGCGTTCACTCGAACACGGATTTCCGTATCCCAGTCGTATGGCGACCTTGCTGCCGAGATTGCGCCACGGACCGGGGCATTCGAGGGCGCTCCAGGCCCACGGTGCTACCGGCTGGTGTTCCATGGGGTCGAAGAGCCTGGGCTGGTCACAGCAGACGGCGAGATCGTCGCGGTCCGGACCGGTGCCGGAAGCGACTCCCACGCCGAACAGGCCTGGGCGCGGTATTCCGCACAAGACGCCCTGCTCACCATCAACCTTCCGGCTGTGGACCCGGCGAAGGGCCTGAAAGTCGCAGTGACCGGGGCCGCCGATGAGAAATCCCAGGTCAGGCGCGCCAGGCTCAAGGGTCTTCTCACTTGCGCCGAGGACGCCGAGCGCGTTGCGCGAGACAACGGACTGCCGCGAAATCTGGCGGCCCGCATTGTGGGCGTTGTCGAAGACACCCGCAAAGCGATGGCCCGGGACCTGGACGAGGAAGCTCCCAGCCGCTCACTGCGCGAGGCTTGGCAGGCGCTGGCTGCTGCCACCGGCCAGGAGGATGCGAGGCACGCAGCGATGTCCGCCCTCATCGGGCTCAATTCCCACGCAGGAATCAGCCCCGGGCAGGACGCCGGCACTCGCCGGGTGCACGTCGCGGTGAGCAGCAGTATCAACCTTCCCGGGTCGGAACTGGCGCTGACGCCGGTGCTTCCGCCGGGATGGACGTTGGCCGGGCAGGCTGACCAGTCGTTAGCATTTTTCGAACGTGGGGCCGGGGGAACGGTGGAGTTTGTCGCAGTTGCTCCGCGGACAGAGCAGAACCCGCCCGTGGGTCTGCTGGAACTGGGCGCCGAGGGCGGCGTCTCGTGGGCTGGTGCGTCGCTGCCGGTCCGGGTCGTCGCAGGTCTTGACTGCACGTTCGTGCAGCAATGGCGAATCGTCGGTCCTTTCAGCAACCGCGACGGAAAGGGCCTGGAGACTGTCTATGAACCAGAGACCGTCCTGGACGTGACCCGCAGCTATTCGGGAATGGACGGCCAGGCGAAGTGGGTCGAGACCCGCTGGCGGCTTCCGGAAGCCAGTGGAAACGCGCCGATGTTTGTCAATCTCGAGCCGCTCATCACGCCCAAGGACCAGGCCATTGCGTATGCCGTGACATATCTTGTCGCGGAACAGGACACGGATGCCGTGCTCTGGGTCGGCACGGACGATGGCTGCAAGGTGTGGCTCAACGGAGACCTGGTGCTCTCCCATCCTGAACCGCGGCCGCCGGACCCCGGCCAGGACCAGGTGCCGGTGCGCCTGAAAAGGGGGAAGAACACCGTGCTGTACAAGGTCGCCAATGAGTTCGGGCAGTGGGGACTGTACTTGCAAGTACTCGGGCCCGATGGCGCGCCGCTCGACGGACTGAGCAACACCATCGACGCTGACGGATGA
- a CDS encoding DUF503 domain-containing protein: protein MTVDITVTDSITLKDKRQVVRSLLDRLAARFNVSAAEVDRLDSRRRAQLGFSCVSNDGGHVREMLQAVLDAVRSDPRAVVEDSEIDVF from the coding sequence CTGACCGTTGACATCACGGTCACGGACTCGATCACTCTGAAAGACAAGCGGCAGGTGGTCCGCAGTCTCCTGGACCGCCTGGCGGCCCGCTTCAATGTTTCGGCCGCCGAAGTCGACCGCCTCGACAGCCGCCGCCGCGCACAGCTGGGTTTCAGTTGTGTCTCAAATGACGGCGGGCATGTGCGCGAGATGCTCCAGGCGGTGCTCGACGCAGTGCGGAGTGATCCCCGGGCGGTCGTGGAGGACAGCGAGATCGATGTCTTCTGA